Within Agromyces sp. Leaf222, the genomic segment CCAGTGCGAGGCGCCGCGCCGAGGCATCCGGATCGACGGGCAGCAGCAGCACGGTGCCGTCCGCCGTGTTCGAGGCGTCGACGCCCGCCGCAGCCGCGACCATGCCCTGGCGGTTCTCGACGATGCGCGTGACGCCGCCCTCGTGCGCCCTGGTCGCGACGACCCGCACGGTCTCGTCGGTGATCGCCTGCTCGCGATCGGTCGCGTGCACGATGCGCCCCTCGGCCTTCGACACGATCTTCGAGGTGACCACGAGGATGTCGCCGTCGTGGAGTCCGCCGGCGTGGTCGGCGGCCGACGCGATGAGCCCGACGAGGTCGTCGCCCGGGCGGATCTCGCCGATGCCGGGCAGCGCGCGCACGGCGATCGCCGCGGCATCCGCTCGCTCGAGGCGTGCCACGCGCGCGACGTCCGAAGCGGCGGCGACGCCCGCGCGCGACCCGGTGATGACGGCGCTCATCGCACGAGCCCCGGCAGCACGTCGCGCCCGAAGACCTCGAGCCACTCGCGCTGGTTGCGGCCGACGTTGTGCAGGTAGATGCGGTCGAATCCGAGGTCGATGCAGCGTTGGATGTGCGCGCGGTGCACGTCGGGGTCGCTCGAGACGGTGAGCCGGCCGGCGAAGTCCTCAGGGCGCACCGAGCGCGCGAGCTGCTCGAACTCGAAGGGCGAGCGGATGTCGCCGCGAGCGAAGCGCATGCCCGCGATGGGCCACTCGCGCAGCGCGTTCGCCATCGCCTCCTCGTCGGTCGGCGCCCACGAGAGGTGGAGCTGCAGCACGCGCGTGAGCTTCGACCGGTCGCGGCCGCCCTCGCGGGCACCCTCGTCGAACTTCGCGAGCAGCACGCGCAGTCGCTCGTCGTCGGCGCCGGTCGTGATGATGCCGTCGACCTGGCGGCCCGCGCGCTTCGCCGTGACGGGCCCCTGGGTGGCGACGTAGATCTCGGGGGGGACGGGCGGCATGGTCCAGAGCCGGGTGGTCTCGAGCCGGAAGTGCGGGCCGGCGTGGCGCACCTCGCGGCCGGCGATCGAGGCGCTGAAGAGCTTCTTGATGATGTCGACGGCCTCGAACATGCGGTTGATGCGCTCGTGCGCCTCTGGCCAGTAGGTGCCGACGACGTGCTCGTTCAGCGCCTCGCCCGACCCGATGCCGAGCCAATGGCGGCCGGGGTACATCGAGGCGAGCGTCGCACTGGCCTGGGCGACCATGGCCGGGTGCCAGCGGAACGTCGGGGTGGTCACGCCGGGGCCGAGGTCGCCCGTCGTGCGCTCGCCGAGCGCCGCGAGCACGCTCCACACGAACGAGGACTCGCCCTGCTGCGGCAGCCACGGCTGGAAGTGGTCGGAGGCCATGACCCCCGAGAAGCCGTGCTGCTCGGCGTACGCGGCGAGCGCCACCGCCTCGGCGGGCGGGAACTGCTCGAGCATGGCTGCGTATCCGATGTGCACTGACACCCCTCCATCCTCCCGCTCCGATGAAGGTGCCGGGTCCGAATTCGCGAAGGTCGTGCGTTCGAGCGACCCGAGCTCCATCATTCCGGATTCTGGATCCAAAATGCAATACCGAGATCCGATGCCTCGGCGCGACGCCGCGTGTGGCGCGGCAATCCGGCGGGCGCGCCGGCCTCGCCGGTCGAGTAGGCGCGCCGGCGCCGTATCGAGACCAGCACCCCGCAAGGCCTCGATACGCTCCGCTACTCGACCGGCCTCGCCGGCCGCTCAGCGCGGTGCGCGCACCCGCGACGCCGGCGCCGCGGCATCCGCGGCCTTCGACTCCGCCTCGAGCAGCTCGAGCACGGCATCGCGCACGCCGACGAGGTGGTCGCGCAGCACGTCGACGGCGCGGTCGGCATCACCGGAGGCGACGGCCTCGATGAGCTGCTCGTGCGTGTGGCTGTGCTCGGCGTCGCCCACGAGGCGCCAGCCGAGCACGTAGCGGCCGACCTTGAGGCGCAGCTGCTCGATCATCTCCCAGAGCACGGGCCGCTGCTCGGCGTCATAGAGCTCGGCGTAGAACTCGGTGCGGGCGTCGACGAAGTCCGAGCCCTCCTGCTGGCGGTCGGCGGCCTTGCCGAGCTCGCGCAGGCGGGCGACGCGATCGTCGGTGAGCGCGGCCATCGTGAGCCGGAGCGCCTCCACCTCGAGGAGCACGCGGATGTCGTAGACCTCCTTCGCCTGCGCCGGCGAGAGCGACTTCACCACGGCCCCACGGCGGTCGTGGAACTCGACGAGCCCGTCGGCCTCGAGCTGGATCAGCGCCGAGCGCACGGGCAGCCGCGAGACGCCGATCAGCTCGGCGAGCGTCTCCTGCCGCAGCTTCTGCCCCGGCAGCAGGGCGCCGTTCAGGATCGCGTCCTTGAGGATGTCGTAGACCATGACGCCGACCGAGCGGTACCCGGTCGCGTGCTGGCCTGCGAGTTGCTTGAGGGCGGCGGCCCCGCCGTCGCCCGATGCCGCCGTGGTGCCCCCGGGTGCTGCGTTCTGCGCGCTCATGGATCCCGAACGTAGCGGATAACCGCCCCGATCACCCCGTTCTGGATCCAAAAAACACGAAGTGCGTCGAAGAGCTACAGGTCGCGCCGCAGCGGGCCCTCGTTCTGCGACTCGTCGAAGCCGTCTCGATACCCGTTGTCGTACGCCTCGTCGGCGCCCACGCGGAACAGGTCGCGCTCGGCCGGGCGCTGGATGCTGCGCGCCCCGGGCAGGTCGAGCGCCCCCACGTACCGGCCGAGTCCGCGCACGACGGCCACGGGGATCCCGGCGGACTTGCCCTTGACGAGCTCGGCGGCGCCCGCGATCTCGTCGGCCACGCACGGCATCGTGACCGCGAGCGGCTTGCCCGTGGCATCCGTCGCCCCGCGCAGGTCGTCGAAGACGTGCACGCCCGCCGCGCCGATCGCGATGTCGGTCTGCCCGTCGCGCCACGGCCGGCCGAGCGTGTCCGAGAGGATCACGCCGATGCCGAGCCCGGTGAGCGAGCGGATGCCGGTGGCGAGCGCCCGCGCCGACGCGTCGGGGTCGATCGGCAGCAGCAGCACCGTGCCGTCGGGGGCGTTCGAGGCGTCGACCCCGGCCGCGGCGCCGATGATGCCCTGGCGGTTCTCGACGATGCGGGTGACGCCGCCCTCGTACTCGCGCGTCGCGACGACGCGCACCGTCTCGTCGGTGATCGCCTGCTCGCGATCGGCCGCGGCAATGACCCGCCCCTCGGCCTTCGACACGATCTTCGAGGTGATCACCAGGATGTCGCCCTCTTCCAGGCTCACCGCCCCGACGATGATCGCGGCGAGGTCGTCGCCCTTGCCGATCTCGGGCATGCCCTCGACGCCTTCGATGCTGAACCCCACGGCACCCCCCGATCCTCGCCTCGAACGATCTTCGCAGTTCCGCCGGTGTCGCGGCCAGTGCGGGGCTAGAGCGAGCCGACTTCGAGCGGGGCGAAGAGCGGCGTGTGCACCACCTGCGGCTCGGCCTGCAAGGGCTCGGCGCTCACGAACCTGAACTCGACGATCGCCTGTTCGCCCGGCTCGAGGTCGATCGGCAGCGAGCTCGTCGTCGCGCCCGCGACGTCGCGTGCGAGGGACGGCACCGGCGCGCCGTCGACGAAGACGCCGCCGTTGAACGCGCCCTCAGGCGCGCGAACGGTGACGATCGTCGTGATCCGTCCGTGCCCGAAGCCCTCCCGGTATGCGCCGCTCGCATCGATCGGCATGCGCACGAGGTCGGCCGGCGTCACGGCGTCGGTGAGCGTGACGCGGACGGTGACGTCACCGTGCGCGTCGGCGCGTGTCTGAACGGCGCCGACGTCGATCGCCACGTCGAGATAGGGATCGAGCTTCGCGGCCGTCGTGTCGTTGAGGTACACGCCGTAGGCCTGCGGGCCGGCTGCGGCCTGCGCGGCGAGGAGCCCGCCGAACGGCGACCGCTCGAGCATGGCCTGCTCGCCCGCATCGGCGCTCCACATCGAGATGCGGTGCTCCGCTCCGGACTCGGCCACCGCCCACGCGAGGGTTCCGAGGTCGACCGACTCGTGGAGCATGGCCTCGAAGGTCGCCGCCGCGATCGAACTGAAGTACCGGTCCCGCGCGGCCTGCTCGAACGTCGGGTCCTGGTACGGCTCGATGAGCAGGCGCGAGACCGCGTTCGCGGCGTCGAGCGGGTCGGCTCCGTCGACGGTCACGAGTCCCGTCGACCGGAGCAGGTACGACAGGGCGATGGGGTCGAGGGCGACGACGCCGTCGATGCGATCGCCGAACACCCGTTGCCACATGGCCGCCGTGAGCTCGCCGGTCTCCGCGAAGTCGGGGGTCATCGTCGTGTTCTGGATGTAGCTGCCGACGTCGTCGCCGAACACCGACCGCATGCCCGGGTCGACGGTCAACGGCGGGTCGAACTTCGCGAAGTCGCTCGTGCTCGCCTGTCGCACGATGGTCAGCCGCCCGCCGTCGATGCGCACCAATGCGATCGCGCCCGTGATGCCGCCCGCCGTGCGGAGTTCCGCGTTGTTGAGCGAGAGCATGAGGTACTGCCGCGGGGCGTCCTGCCCGAGCGCCCCCGGGATGAACGACAGCGCGTCGTCGGCGCCGTTCGCGACCGTCGACGCCTCGGTGAGCGCACCGAGGAACCTGGTGCGCGCGCCCGCCACCGGGCCCAGGAGCCCCCGCGACGGAATGGCCTCGACCTCGTCGGCCGCGATGCCGATCGCGGTCGCCGCGCGGTGCACGACCGGTGCCGATGCGGCGATCCGATCGATGTCCATGCGGCCCTCCGCATCTCGCAGTGACGAGGCGTCGAGGCCCGCGACGGTCGTGCTGAGCGGCAGCACGGCGTCCGCCGAGACCCTGGCGAGCGCAGCCGCCATCACGCCGACGGCCCGGAGGTCGTCGCCGATCCACGGGATCACCTGCGCCCCCGCCCAGACCGGATCGCCCGTGAGCGCCGCCGCGGCGGACGCGTGCTCGTCGAGCCGCTCCGCCTCGCGGGCCGCTGCCGGCCGGTCCTGGGCGGACATCGCGGACATGACGGATCCCGCCGCGTCGACGGCGGCCTCGAGCTCGCCCCTCGCGAGCCACCCGCGCACGCCCACCCACGCGGCCGCGGCGAGCGCGACGGCGACGAGCGCACCGATGCCCAGCAGCACCAGGCGAACGCGGCGACGCTTCGGACGGCCCGGAGCTTCGGACGTCATCTCAGGGCTGCACCCTGGACCGCGACGCCCCGGCACGGCGACGGATCAGCATGAGCCCGAGCAGCACGGCGCCCGCGGCAGCGATCCCGAGCGGCGCCGTCCACGACGCGACACCCGTGTCGGGCAGCGCCTCGCCGGCGCTCGCAACACCTGCGGGCGTCGAGCCGGCCGGGTCGGTGCAGCCGGGCGTGGCAGGCGGGTAGCTGAGCGCCACCTCGAGGTCGGGGTTGACGACGAGCGTCGCGGAGGTCACCGTGCGGGTCCACGCGAAGTTGCCGGTGGTCTCGACCCACTCGCCGTCGACGAACGCCCAACCGGGCCATCCGGTCGCAGCGCCGCTCGCGTCGACCGAGGCGCCCGGCCACAGCACGCTCCCCGAGAGCGACCCGTCGACGAGCTCGCCGAGCGGGATCTCGAGCGACTGGCCGTCGGCCCCCTGCAGGATGAGCTTCGCGAAGTCCGACGTCGCGACCCCGTCGGGGTCGGTCAGCGTCACGGAGTAGAAGATGTACGGGACGTCGTCGTCGCAGACGCCGACCGCGGTCGAGCCGCCGAGCGTCGGTTCGACCGACACCCCGGGGGCGTAGCCGGGCGCGACGGGAGTGGGGGTCTCCGCCGCGTTCGCCGACTGCCCTCCGAGGAGGACGAGTCCGGAGGCGAGCAGGATGGCTGCTGTCATTCCACGCATGATCACATCGGTTCGGGTAGGCGCGACGGGGGTGACGCCGCTGGCGGGGGGCGGGCGGACGGGCGGGACTCGGACTGCCGGCCGAGGGTGCGGCACGTGCGGGTGACGCAGACCGAGTACTGGTCTCCAAGTGAACGCTGCTCGGCCTCGAAGGGCGATTCCCAGAACGGGGGTGATCCGACCCGACGGTGCCGGTCGCGGCGAGGCGCTCCGGTTCGCAAGGGCTTGCGGATGCGGCATCCGCTCTGCGTACGATCGAGCCATGGACGCCCACCCGGATGTCGCGCCCGATGACGGCCGCGACGAGACCGCGAACCAGCGCAGCGACCGCAACTGGAACGAGATCCTGCAGGAGTTGCGCGTCGCGCTGACCGGCACGCAGCTGATCGGCGGGTTCCTGATCGCGGTCGCCTTCCAGCCGAGGTTCGACGAGCTCGACGACTACCAGGTGCGGCTGTACCTCGTGCTCGTCTCGCTCGCCGGGCTCGCGACCGTGATCGGGCTCGGCCCGGTGACCCTGCACCGCGCGCTGTTCCGCCGCAAGGTCAAGGAGCGGCTCGTGCTGACCGGCAACCGGCTGCTCGTCGCGCACCTCGCCGTGGTCGGGCTGCTGCTCGTCGGCGTCACCTCGCTCGTGTTCGACGTCGCGGTGTCGCGCGAGGCGGGGTGGTGGGCGCTCGGCGTCGGCGCGGTGGTCGTGATCGCGGCGTGGGTGGTGCTGCCGCTCGTGCGGGCGGCGGCCGACGACGGGCCCGAACTGTCCGCCTGAACGGCCGCCCGCGGCGTCCGCCCGCGTTCATCGGTGTCGCACGCCGACCGTAGGCTTGAACCCATGCGCATCGCCACCTGGAACGTCAACTCGATCCGCACCCGCGTCGAACGCACCGTCGACTGGATGGTGCGCGAAGACGTCGACGTGCTGGCGATGCAGGAGATCAAGTGCAAGCCCGAGCAGTTCCCGCACGAGGCGTTCGAGGCCGCGGGCTACGAGCTCGCGATCCACGGCCTGAACCAGTGGAACGGCGTCGCCATCGCGAGCCGCGCGCCCATCGAAGACGTCGCGATCGAGTTCCCCGGCATGCCCGGCTTCCTCAAGGGCCACGAGGGCCCCGACCTGCCGAAAGAGGCGCGCGCGCTCGGCGCGACGATCGACGGCGTGCGCCTGTGGAGCCTCTACGTGCCCAACGGCCGGTCGCTCGACGACCCGCACTACACGTACAAGCTCGACTGGCTCGCCGCCCTCACCGAGTACACGCGCGCCGAGACGGCCGCCCACCCGACCCGGCCGTTCGCACTCATGGGCGACTTCAACATCGTGCCGTTCGACCACGACAACGGCGACCCCACGGTCATCGAGGGCGTGACCACGCACGTCTCACCCGCCGAGCGCGAGGCGTTCTTCGGCCTCGAGGGCGCCGGCGTCACCGACGTGGTGCGCCCGCTCGTGCCGGAGGGCTTCACCTACTGGGACTACAAGCAGCTGCGCTTCCCCCGCAACGAGGGCCTGCGCATCGACTTCGTGCTCGGCTCCGAGGCCTTCGCCCACGCCGTGACCGGTGCGTCCATCCACCGCAACGAGCGCAAGGGCACCGCCCCGAGCGACCACGTGCCCGTGCTCGTCGACCTCGACCTGGGCGGCGACGACGACGATCGGCCGATGATCTTCTAGGCGGCCGACGTGCATCGCATGGGCAGCACGACCTCGACGGCGATCGCCGTCGGCGCGCTGCTCGTGCTCGCGGGCTGCACCCCGACGCCCGACCCTCCCGCGACGGTTTCGCCCGAGGTGCACGCGCCCGAGGCACCGCTCACGGTCATCGACGAGACGGATGCCGCGGCGGCCGCCATCGCCGTGAGCTCGACCCTGTTCGCGTCGTCGCCCGTCGCGATCGTCAGTCCGGCCACCGCCGATGAGGTCGCGATCGGGTCGGAGGTCGCCGTCGAGCTCGGCGTGCCGCTGCTCGTCGCTCCGGGCGGCGACGAGGGCGGCGGCAGCGGCACGGGCACCGGCGACGCGTCGGCTCCGGCGACGGCTCCCGAGAGCGCGCCTGCGTCCGCGGACGCATCCGAGTCCGCCGCACCGGCCGACGGCGCCGACCCGCTCGTCGCGGAGCTCGACCGCCTGGGCGTCTCGCAGGTCGTCGCGATCGAGGCCGACCCCTCGCCTGCGACCGAGGGCGACGCGTACGGCGACCGCGACATCGTGCGGGTCGGCGGTTCCGACGCCGCATCCGACGCTGCCGACGCGATCGACGACGCGAACGCCGGCCTCGACCTCGCGCACGAACCGTCGACCGCCGTCGTGCTCGCCACCGATCCCGACGCGGCATCGACGGCGACCGCACGGGCCGCCGGCGCGACCGTCGAGATGCTGCCCGCCGACGACCCGAATCCGCAGCGATCCGCCGGGGCGATCGAGGCGCTGCATGCGGCCGACGGGGGGCCGGCCATCGCGATCGGCCCAGAGTTCGCGGCATCCGAAGCCCTCGACTGGCAGGTGCGCACGGCACGCACGGGCGAGCAGCTGCCGGGCGGGGGGCAGGTGCTCTTCCCCGACCGCCTGCTCATCGCGCTGTACGGCAAGCCCGACTCCCCCACGCTCGGCGTGCTCGGAGAGCAACCACTCCCCGCGACCGTCGAGCGGGCCGCGAAGACCGCGGCGACCTACGACGACCTGACCGACCGCACGGTGATGCCCGCGCTCGAGATCATCACGACGCTCGCCTCCGGGGCCCCGACGCCCGACGGCGACTTCTCGAGCGAGCCCGATGCCGAAGACCTCGTGCCCTGGATCGAGGCGGCGGGGGCCGCAGGGCAGTACGTGATCCTCGACCTGCAGCCGGGTCGCGACTCGTTCCCTGCCCAGCTCGAGGAGTACCGATCGCTGCTCGAGTACCCGTGGGTTGGGCTCGCGCTCGATCCCGAGTGGCGCCTCGACGCGAATCAGCGCCACCTCGTCGACATCGGCCAGGTCGAGGCGAGCGAGGTGAACGAGGTCGTCGACGAACTCGCCGCGATCTGCGACGAGCACGACCTGCCGCCGAAGCTGCTCGTGCTGCACCAGTTCCGCGGCGACATGATCCTGCACCGCGACCGCATCGAGGTCGACCGGCCCGAGGTGAGCGTGCTCTTCCACGTCGACGGCAACGGCACGCAGCCGGCGAAGCAGGCGACGTGGAACGCGCTGCGCGCCGGGGCACCCGATGCCGCCTGGGGCTGGAAGAACTTCATCGACGAAGACGGGCCGATGCTCACGCCCGAGCAGACGATGAGCGAGGTCTCGCCGCAACCCGATCTCGTGTCGTACCAGTGAGCTCTGCCGCCTGTACCGCATCGGTCGCCGCGTGGCCAGCCCCCGAGCTCCGCGGGCGGCCGCCGGTCGTTCGAACTACGCTCGAAGGGTGACGACCTCCCCCCGACGCGTCGCCGGCGACCCGCTCATCGGAGCAACGCTCGACGCGCGCTACCGCCTCGACGGCCTCGTCGGCCGGGGCGGCATGGCGAGCGTGTACCGCGGTGAAGATCTCGCGCTCGAACGCCAGGTGGCCGTCAAGGTGTTCTCGGCCACGGCAGAGGGCCTCGACGACGCGCAGCGCCGCTCGTCGGAGATCGCGCTGCTCGCGAGCCTCTCCCACCGCGGACTGGTGCGCCTCTACGACGCATCGCACGACCAGACCACGGGGCGCGAGTTCCTCGTGATGGAGCTCGTCGACGGGCACGACCTGCGCGAGACCCTGCGGTTGGGGCCGATCGGGCCGGCGGATGCCGCGGTGATCCTCGCCGACCTCGCCGAGGCGTTGCACGTGATCCACGGTCGCGGCATCGTGCATCGCGACGTGAAGCCGGCGAACGTGCTGCTCGAGCCCGCGCACGTGCCGAGCCGCACCTGGAACGCGAAGCTCGCGGACTTCGGCATCGCGAGGCTCATCGACGACGCCCGGCTCACCGGCACCGGCCTGCTGGTGGGCACCCCCGGCTACCTCAGTCCCGAGCAGGTCACCGGCGCGGATCCCGGACCCGCCTCCGACGTCTACGCACTCGGGCTCCTCATGCTCGAAGCCCGCGGCGGTGCCACCGCCTTCCCCGGCCCGGCCGCGGAATCCGCGGCGGCGCGACTCGTGCGCGACCCCGCGATCCCGGCCGAGCTCGGCGACGACTGGGTCGCCCTGCTCCGGTCGATGACCGCACGTGAGCCCGGCGACCGTCCGACGGCGCTCGAGGTCGTCGTCGCGGCATCCGCACTCGACGTCTCGGAACGAGCGGATGCCGGCGCCACGGCGGCGACGGTCGCGTTGGCCGAGGTCGCCGAGACGCCGACCGTCGCCATGACCGCGGCCGCGGCCGCGGCAACCGTCGCCGACGACGCCCCGACGAAGCGGCTGCCGGTGGAGCCCGAGGTCGAGACCGGCGACGACCCCACCCGCGTGCTCACCGCGACCGGCGCGCCCGCGTCGAAGTCCGAGCCCGAGCCCAAGCCCGAGCGCTCGCCCGCCCCCGGTGCCGCGGCGTCGCGGCGACCCGTGCGCAAGGCCCGCGCCGCCGTCGTCGCGCTGCTCGTCGCCGCGGCCGTCGCGTTGCTCTGGATCCTCGTCACGCCCCTCGCGGCACCGCCCGCGCCCGAGCCAGAACCGCTTCCGAGCGTTCCCGGCGAGCTCGGCGTGCACCTCGAGCAGCTCGACGAGGCGGTGACCGGGTGATGCGCCCCTCCTCGCGTCCGCGCGCCGCGATCGTCGCGGCGGCCGCCCTCGCGCTCATGCTCGGGCTCGGCCTCTCGTCGTGCGCATCGACGGACGACGAGGCGGCCGGCATGCACGCGTCGGTCGTGCGCGTCTCGGAGCGCGCGGCGTCGGCCGATTACGTCGGCGCCCTCGCCGAGCTCGACCGGCTCGAGGCGGCTGTCGATGCTGCCGCGACCGACGGCAGCCTCGACGCCGCACAGGAGCAGGAGATCCGCGAGTCCATCGAGCTCGTCAGGGCCGACCTCGAGGCCGCGGAGGTTGCGACGACACCGACCCCGACCCCGGTGCCGACCACCGACGACTCGGACGACTCCGACGACGCTCCGGGCAACAGCGGCAACAAGGGCGGGAAGAACGACGACAAGGGCAAAGACAAGGGCAAGGGGAAGGACAAGGGCGACGACTGACGGGTCGCCGAGACATCCGCCCGAGACATCCGCCGCGACATCCGCCAGCATGGAGCCATGACGCAGGCGAACCCCGACGACATCACGCTCGAGCCGATGAGCCCCGAGGAGGTCGCCGCCTGGCTGCCCGTCGCGATGCGCGAGTACGAGGAGTCGCGCATGGAGGCGGGGGACAGCGCCGAGGGGGCCGATGCCGCCCGCGCCGAGTCGGAGCAGCGGTTCTTCCCCGACGGGCGGCTGATCGACGGCCACCTGCTCTTCACGGTCCGCCTCGCAGGCGAGGACGCGGGGTGGTTCTGGCTCGGGCCCTGGAACGGCACCGGCGTCGAGGACTGGTGGATCTACGACATCCGCGTGTACGACGAGTTCCAGCGGCGCGGCATCGCGAGGGTCGTCATGCAGCGAGCCGATGCGATCGCGCGCGAGGGCGGCGCGAAGAGCCTCGGGCTGAACGCGTTCGCCTACAACATCCCGGCGATCACGCTCTACGAGAGCCTCGGCTACCTCACGGCCTCGCTGCACATGCGCAAGGAGCTCTGATTCGCGGCGGGCGTTCAGCCTGCAGGCCTATCGTGCAGGCATGAACGCGGATTCCTGGCTCGCCGTCATCTGCCTCTCGGCCGTCGTCGGCCCGTTGCTGCTCGGCCTCGTCGCCCTTCGGCGGCGCCCGCAGCCGGTGCGCGTGCGAGCCGATCGCGGTCAGCGGCCGGTGAACCGCTCCATCGACCGGTAGACGCCGAAGCCGTTGCCCACGAGTCGGTCGAACACGCGCGTCGGCAGGATTCCCCTGAGCGCCCGTGAGAGTCCGACGCTCCACGGCAGCTCGAGCAGCGGCCGGCCCTTGAGCATCGCCGCCCAGACCTTGTCGACGACGAACTCGGGCTCGAGGATCGGCGTGAGCACCGGCCCTCTCGCGCCCGCGAACATGCCGGTCGAGATGTAGCTCGGCGTCACGGTGGTGACCTTCACGTTGGTGTGGTCGGCCTGTTCGAGTTCGAGCCGCAACGAGTCGCTCCAGCCGATGAGCGCGGCCTTCGAGGCGGCGTAGGTCGCCATGCGCGGGTTCGCCAGCGTGCCCGCCGCCGAGGCGATGTTCACGATGCGGGCAGGCCGATAGGCGGCGGCGATCATGCCGGGCAGGAACTCGCGGGTCACGTACATGGGCGCGAGCGCGTTGACCTGCATGGTCGGGCGGGTGTCGTCGCCGTTGTCGGTCTGCCAGAAGTACTCGTTGCCGCGCACGATGCCGGCGTTGTTGATGAGCACGTCGGGGTTGCCGACCTCCTTGCGCACCTTCTGCGCGTGCTTGGCGATCGAGCCGAGGTCGGCCAGGTCGACGACGTAGGAGTGGATGCGGGTGCGCCCGCGCGAGACGGCGCCGAGCTCGTCGACGGTGCGCGCGAGCGCCGAGGCGTCGCGATCCCAGAGGGTGACGGATGCCGCGTGCTCGGCCACCGCGCGCTGCGCGTACATGCGGCCCATGCCGCCCGCAGCGCCCGTGATGAGAAGTCTCGCCCCGCGCACCGTTCTCGTCATCCGTCCATTCTCCTGCACGCGGACGCGGCCCGGACCCGGACCCGGACTGTACCCGGACTGTACCCGGACCGTACCCAGAGGGTGTCAACATGTTGACGAAATATCTGTCAACCTGTTGACATCCAACGTGTCAACCGGTTTACTCATCCCATGACCGCCGAACCGAACCCCCGACCCGAATCCGGTGGCCCGCTCGGCGACCGCGTGACGGTCACCCTGCACTACCTCGTCGACCGCATGGACCGCTTCGCCGACCAGTTGCTGCAACAGCGCTTCGGAATGAGCTACAGCCAGTTCATGTTCATCGCCGTGCTCGCCGATCTCGCGCCGCCGCCCGACATCA encodes:
- the cofE gene encoding coenzyme F420-0:L-glutamate ligase; translation: MPEIGKGDDLAAIIVGAVSLEEGDILVITSKIVSKAEGRVIAAADREQAITDETVRVVATREYEGGVTRIVENRQGIIGAAAGVDASNAPDGTVLLLPIDPDASARALATGIRSLTGLGIGVILSDTLGRPWRDGQTDIAIGAAGVHVFDDLRGATDATGKPLAVTMPCVADEIAGAAELVKGKSAGIPVAVVRGLGRYVGALDLPGARSIQRPAERDLFRVGADEAYDNGYRDGFDESQNEGPLRRDL
- a CDS encoding GntR family transcriptional regulator, encoding MSAQNAAPGGTTAASGDGGAAALKQLAGQHATGYRSVGVMVYDILKDAILNGALLPGQKLRQETLAELIGVSRLPVRSALIQLEADGLVEFHDRRGAVVKSLSPAQAKEVYDIRVLLEVEALRLTMAALTDDRVARLRELGKAADRQQEGSDFVDARTEFYAELYDAEQRPVLWEMIEQLRLKVGRYVLGWRLVGDAEHSHTHEQLIEAVASGDADRAVDVLRDHLVGVRDAVLELLEAESKAADAAAPASRVRAPR
- a CDS encoding serine/threonine-protein kinase, which encodes MTTSPRRVAGDPLIGATLDARYRLDGLVGRGGMASVYRGEDLALERQVAVKVFSATAEGLDDAQRRSSEIALLASLSHRGLVRLYDASHDQTTGREFLVMELVDGHDLRETLRLGPIGPADAAVILADLAEALHVIHGRGIVHRDVKPANVLLEPAHVPSRTWNAKLADFGIARLIDDARLTGTGLLVGTPGYLSPEQVTGADPGPASDVYALGLLMLEARGGATAFPGPAAESAAARLVRDPAIPAELGDDWVALLRSMTAREPGDRPTALEVVVAASALDVSERADAGATAATVALAEVAETPTVAMTAAAAAATVADDAPTKRLPVEPEVETGDDPTRVLTATGAPASKSEPEPKPERSPAPGAAASRRPVRKARAAVVALLVAAAVALLWILVTPLAAPPAPEPEPLPSVPGELGVHLEQLDEAVTG
- a CDS encoding TIGR03557 family F420-dependent LLM class oxidoreductase — protein: MSVHIGYAAMLEQFPPAEAVALAAYAEQHGFSGVMASDHFQPWLPQQGESSFVWSVLAALGERTTGDLGPGVTTPTFRWHPAMVAQASATLASMYPGRHWLGIGSGEALNEHVVGTYWPEAHERINRMFEAVDIIKKLFSASIAGREVRHAGPHFRLETTRLWTMPPVPPEIYVATQGPVTAKRAGRQVDGIITTGADDERLRVLLAKFDEGAREGGRDRSKLTRVLQLHLSWAPTDEEAMANALREWPIAGMRFARGDIRSPFEFEQLARSVRPEDFAGRLTVSSDPDVHRAHIQRCIDLGFDRIYLHNVGRNQREWLEVFGRDVLPGLVR
- a CDS encoding exodeoxyribonuclease III, which translates into the protein MRIATWNVNSIRTRVERTVDWMVREDVDVLAMQEIKCKPEQFPHEAFEAAGYELAIHGLNQWNGVAIASRAPIEDVAIEFPGMPGFLKGHEGPDLPKEARALGATIDGVRLWSLYVPNGRSLDDPHYTYKLDWLAALTEYTRAETAAHPTRPFALMGDFNIVPFDHDNGDPTVIEGVTTHVSPAEREAFFGLEGAGVTDVVRPLVPEGFTYWDYKQLRFPRNEGLRIDFVLGSEAFAHAVTGASIHRNERKGTAPSDHVPVLVDLDLGGDDDDRPMIF
- a CDS encoding DUF6328 family protein, with the translated sequence MDAHPDVAPDDGRDETANQRSDRNWNEILQELRVALTGTQLIGGFLIAVAFQPRFDELDDYQVRLYLVLVSLAGLATVIGLGPVTLHRALFRRKVKERLVLTGNRLLVAHLAVVGLLLVGVTSLVFDVAVSREAGWWALGVGAVVVIAAWVVLPLVRAAADDGPELSA
- a CDS encoding LPXTG cell wall anchor domain-containing protein, producing the protein MTAAILLASGLVLLGGQSANAAETPTPVAPGYAPGVSVEPTLGGSTAVGVCDDDVPYIFYSVTLTDPDGVATSDFAKLILQGADGQSLEIPLGELVDGSLSGSVLWPGASVDASGAATGWPGWAFVDGEWVETTGNFAWTRTVTSATLVVNPDLEVALSYPPATPGCTDPAGSTPAGVASAGEALPDTGVASWTAPLGIAAAGAVLLGLMLIRRRAGASRSRVQP
- a CDS encoding DUF4012 domain-containing protein, yielding MTSEAPGRPKRRRVRLVLLGIGALVAVALAAAAWVGVRGWLARGELEAAVDAAGSVMSAMSAQDRPAAAREAERLDEHASAAAALTGDPVWAGAQVIPWIGDDLRAVGVMAAALARVSADAVLPLSTTVAGLDASSLRDAEGRMDIDRIAASAPVVHRAATAIGIAADEVEAIPSRGLLGPVAGARTRFLGALTEASTVANGADDALSFIPGALGQDAPRQYLMLSLNNAELRTAGGITGAIALVRIDGGRLTIVRQASTSDFAKFDPPLTVDPGMRSVFGDDVGSYIQNTTMTPDFAETGELTAAMWQRVFGDRIDGVVALDPIALSYLLRSTGLVTVDGADPLDAANAVSRLLIEPYQDPTFEQAARDRYFSSIAAATFEAMLHESVDLGTLAWAVAESGAEHRISMWSADAGEQAMLERSPFGGLLAAQAAAGPQAYGVYLNDTTAAKLDPYLDVAIDVGAVQTRADAHGDVTVRVTLTDAVTPADLVRMPIDASGAYREGFGHGRITTIVTVRAPEGAFNGGVFVDGAPVPSLARDVAGATTSSLPIDLEPGEQAIVEFRFVSAEPLQAEPQVVHTPLFAPLEVGSL